In Bernardetia sp., a single window of DNA contains:
- a CDS encoding OmpH family outer membrane protein: protein MKSRFNKTFYLVLSLIVSFVAFTGCQPQQSKNANASTTTSNASSSSNGDIAYINIDTLTVYYDFYIDVKERTERTQKEASRQLQQQEIALQSKAESFQKRASQGLLSENAAKKEQQDLQTEYQMLERQKASKSEALILQNEKDMDEIFANIEEVLEEYKAEKGYKVVLGTQKGAATILYADKNLDITKPVLDLLNAKYKAEKDSAETAN from the coding sequence ATGAAAAGTAGATTCAATAAAACATTCTACCTTGTTCTTTCACTTATTGTTTCTTTTGTAGCTTTTACTGGATGTCAGCCACAGCAGTCTAAAAATGCAAATGCTTCTACAACAACTTCAAACGCTTCTAGTTCTTCTAATGGCGATATTGCCTACATCAATATTGATACACTTACAGTTTATTATGATTTTTATATTGATGTAAAAGAACGTACAGAAAGAACTCAAAAAGAAGCTAGCAGACAACTTCAACAACAAGAAATTGCCTTACAAAGCAAAGCAGAAAGTTTCCAAAAACGTGCTTCTCAAGGTCTTTTATCTGAAAATGCAGCTAAAAAAGAACAGCAAGACCTTCAAACAGAGTATCAAATGTTAGAAAGACAAAAAGCCTCTAAATCAGAAGCTCTTATCTTGCAAAACGAAAAAGATATGGACGAAATTTTTGCAAATATTGAAGAGGTATTAGAAGAATATAAAGCAGAAAAAGGATACAAAGTAGTTTTGGGAACTCAAAAAGGAGCTGCTACTATTCTTTACGCTGACAAAAATTTAGACATTACTAAACCAGTATTAGACCTTTTGAATGCAAAATACAAGGCTGAAAAAGATAGTGCAGAAACTGCTAACTAA
- a CDS encoding C40 family peptidase, with protein MTTLFNYILSASFVISIFGCTAFSQNEMTSKNEGTLFSVAEASSIGEGKTIETGNVDFDKSDEKVNTTDIEEERKEFVSSILDLATSLEGVPYVYAGKSPKGFDCSGFVYYVFKNHDIALPASSRYYDTVGETIELENAQKGDIICFTGTDPSINRTGHVGIVVENKANQPIKFIHATSGKKYSVAYSTLSKDGTGHYAKRFRSIRRVSSKK; from the coding sequence ATGACTACTCTATTTAATTATATTCTATCAGCTTCTTTTGTCATCTCAATTTTTGGCTGCACAGCATTTTCTCAAAATGAAATGACAAGTAAAAATGAAGGAACATTATTTTCTGTGGCAGAGGCTTCTTCTATTGGAGAGGGAAAAACTATCGAAACTGGAAATGTAGATTTTGATAAGTCTGATGAAAAGGTAAATACTACCGATATTGAAGAAGAGAGAAAAGAGTTTGTAAGCTCCATTTTAGATTTAGCAACTTCTTTAGAAGGAGTTCCTTATGTATATGCAGGAAAATCTCCAAAAGGTTTTGACTGTTCTGGTTTTGTATATTATGTTTTCAAGAATCATGATATTGCACTTCCTGCCTCATCAAGATACTATGATACTGTGGGCGAAACGATTGAACTAGAAAATGCTCAAAAAGGAGATATAATTTGTTTTACAGGTACAGACCCAAGCATTAATCGTACTGGACACGTTGGCATCGTAGTAGAAAACAAAGCCAATCAGCCTATTAAATTTATCCACGCCACTTCTGGAAAAAAATATTCTGTGGCTTATAGTACACTTTCAAAAGATGGAACGGGACATTATGCTAAGCGTTTTCGCTCTATTCGTAGAGTTTCTTCAAAAAAATAA
- a CDS encoding DUF4159 domain-containing protein, producing MIKYITFLFFCVLVISSSFISKKIAKPTATYKIAKLKYNGGGDWYANKTSLPNLIEFCNENLKTQIAKDEEVVEVGSAELFSYPFVHMTGHGNVIFSASEAQNLRNYLIGGGFLHIDDNYGLDKFVRLEMKKVFPELEFIELPYSHDVYNINYKFPEGLPKIHEHDGKPAQGFGLIYEGRLVCFYSYESDLGNGWEDASIHNDPEAKRQAALKMGANLVLFAFMQLQ from the coding sequence ATGATAAAATACATCACTTTCCTTTTCTTCTGTGTTTTGGTAATTTCATCCTCATTTATAAGTAAGAAAATAGCAAAACCAACAGCAACTTATAAAATAGCCAAACTAAAATACAATGGAGGTGGAGATTGGTATGCCAACAAAACCTCATTGCCTAATCTGATAGAGTTTTGTAACGAAAATCTAAAGACACAAATAGCAAAAGATGAGGAAGTAGTAGAAGTAGGAAGTGCAGAGCTTTTTAGTTATCCTTTTGTACACATGACTGGACATGGTAACGTTATTTTTTCAGCTAGCGAAGCCCAAAATCTCCGTAATTATCTGATTGGAGGAGGTTTTCTACACATTGATGATAATTATGGACTGGACAAGTTCGTTCGCTTAGAGATGAAAAAAGTATTTCCAGAGTTAGAGTTTATAGAGCTTCCCTATTCTCATGATGTCTATAATATCAACTATAAATTTCCAGAAGGCTTACCTAAAATTCACGAACACGATGGAAAACCAGCGCAAGGTTTTGGGTTAATTTATGAAGGGCGTTTGGTGTGTTTTTATTCCTATGAATCAGATTTAGGAAACGGTTGGGAAGATGCTTCTATTCATAACGACCCAGAGGCAAAACGACAAGCAGCTTTAAAGATGGGAGCAAATTTGGTTTTGTTTGCCTTTATGCAGCTTCAATAA
- a CDS encoding porin family protein yields the protein MKLKQKNIFYAAFAVLLVTLFFFGNISSVSAQKTNKKKPVNQDKKLKDKSLNMPYYDSKPLHYGFILGMHYAKLRINYSDHFAENGDTTVALLPQRTFSNFAVGMIIDLPLSEQWNFRFTPTVGLYEYSVTHKLLERSTGKYIDTKVPVESVFFDFPILMKYKSLRRNNNRLYMVGGIVPSIKVGGRKQRNNKEAFGMEDYNLEVTYGLGWDHYFSFFKFAPEVRFTHGIANMNLRNQSIYFRNIDRMTTHKISLLFHFE from the coding sequence ATGAAACTCAAACAAAAAAATATATTCTATGCTGCTTTTGCAGTTTTGTTAGTTACACTTTTTTTCTTTGGCAACATTTCTTCTGTTTCTGCTCAGAAAACCAATAAGAAAAAGCCTGTCAATCAAGACAAAAAACTAAAGGATAAGAGTTTGAATATGCCTTATTACGATTCTAAGCCTTTACATTATGGTTTTATTTTGGGAATGCACTATGCCAAACTTAGAATAAACTATTCTGACCATTTTGCCGAAAATGGAGATACGACGGTTGCTCTTTTGCCACAACGTACCTTTAGTAATTTTGCTGTTGGAATGATTATAGATTTGCCATTATCAGAACAATGGAATTTTCGCTTTACACCAACAGTAGGTTTGTACGAATACAGTGTTACACACAAGCTTTTAGAACGTTCGACAGGAAAATACATTGATACAAAAGTTCCTGTAGAAAGTGTGTTTTTTGACTTTCCTATCTTGATGAAATATAAATCACTACGAAGAAATAACAATCGATTGTATATGGTAGGTGGAATTGTACCAAGTATTAAAGTAGGAGGGCGAAAGCAGCGAAACAACAAAGAAGCCTTTGGAATGGAAGATTATAATTTGGAAGTTACCTACGGCTTAGGCTGGGACCATTATTTTAGCTTTTTCAAATTTGCGCCTGAAGTTCGTTTCACACACGGAATTGCTAATATGAATCTTCGAAATCAGAGTATTTATTTTAGAAATATAGACCGAATGACAACACATAAAATTTCCCTGCTATTTCACTTTGAATAA
- a CDS encoding two-component regulator propeller domain-containing protein has translation MKQVFFTDNPNSFYISKVLPSVKGFCLSVLISFVLITCLFFAGFSTQAQTFLSASKKITQYSQNTWQKKNGLPQNSITSITQSEDGYLWIGTHNGLVKFDGIEFKIFSAPTNAEKNKNEGIPDNFVSIIENTDKDGLWIGTNGEGLSNYNFSTFKNFDTQKDLINNTILCLEEWENSIWVGTPKGLSRYRRNVFRNYTKKDGLQNLKINTLLKDTKNGQNTLWIGTDEGLAKFDIDSGKVVPISIPLPDLQILSLEVDAKNNLYIGTPNGLLYWNIETHQLQNFNDIIEFENVYKNKLIRNATINTLLIDKLGSLWIGTNSGGLLRYIPSLETFEALTTKEGLASNSITALFEDKEGSLWVGMNRGGLLRLNESKFRPYSTLEGLSDNLTNCIFTYSDEKNESQVWIGTQSDGISILNQDDTFSHLSIKDGLPHNHIRSITATKNEANQPIFWIGTYGGGMAAYNLQTKGITIFDTKNGLVGNFVRAIIKSTAQDKKLLIATTEGLSILDEQKNGKDRFKNYTSSNGLASDNLTCVLEMHNGQILLGTEDNGILLIDNPYLENNEPPSFFSFTTQDGLADNLVLSLYQDPFDNVVYIGTKNGISTYSNGKITTPKSTSHWSSDAIHSILKVSSTWWFTSNDGVWTVSNENFRNWTAQKTDVLNIISYDENDGLRSSDCASLSYPAITTDNNGHVWIPTAQGIASFNYTTLYSLLPSPNVIVENIFDENGRSWINKDTDRKGRVVFPSHLNSLEIHFDALTFVAPQKTLYKYKLEGYDKEWRLTDKRTVFYGDLPPKEYIFQVKAANSDGVWNEEGTSFAFKIQPKLTQILWFWLGLMVVMGLIAFFIYKWRAGIIKDQHRRLEELVESRTEALLLQTAQTQSQASELAAIDRIVASINQQVTFENVLNTLLEQALTLIRGTEKGYFLYYQEDDFHVAVPHGYTHRLPEKLSFDRVINYFKWGVPLARYFYKVYPTDREYLLSPYTPRFSLVIPVLIGNFPEAILVFDFDEERSFSLTESRQLQRFTEHAVSSFLKARAYREVHLQKEALQETVGHLSDSIQYAFRIQQAILTNPIAIKSNFEDAFVFYRPRDVVSGDFYWFYKNKNTGVLTLAAIDCTGHGVPGAFMTVMTNSILNQIVRESGVEDPAEILTLLDKKLEETFAGDAKRKDGMDIGIFSVDKKKKILNYAAAKLDLCLIRNNEIQRIKASRYPIGNMATKKKTFQEKNFETHTIHYQKDDMFYLYSDGFPDQFGGEENKKFMSRRFREFLLEYHYLTCQEQEEKLQTALEMWKGDLKQTDDILVVGVKVE, from the coding sequence TTGAAACAAGTATTTTTTACCGATAACCCTAATTCGTTCTATATTTCAAAGGTTTTACCTTCTGTAAAAGGGTTTTGTTTGTCTGTTTTGATTTCTTTTGTTCTTATTACGTGTTTGTTTTTCGCTGGTTTTTCTACTCAAGCTCAAACGTTTCTTTCTGCCTCAAAAAAAATTACACAATACAGTCAAAATACGTGGCAGAAAAAAAATGGTCTCCCACAAAACAGTATTACTTCCATTACTCAATCAGAAGACGGTTATCTTTGGATAGGAACGCACAACGGACTTGTAAAATTTGATGGGATTGAGTTTAAAATATTTTCTGCTCCTACCAATGCAGAAAAAAACAAAAATGAAGGCATTCCAGATAATTTTGTTTCTATCATAGAAAATACAGACAAAGACGGACTTTGGATAGGTACAAATGGCGAAGGGCTTTCCAACTACAATTTTTCTACCTTCAAAAATTTTGATACCCAAAAAGACTTAATCAATAACACAATTCTTTGTTTAGAAGAATGGGAAAACAGTATTTGGGTCGGAACGCCCAAAGGACTTAGCCGTTATCGTCGCAATGTGTTTAGAAACTATACAAAAAAAGATGGATTGCAAAATCTGAAAATAAATACGCTGCTAAAAGATACAAAAAATGGACAAAATACGCTTTGGATAGGAACAGACGAAGGATTAGCAAAATTTGATATAGATTCTGGAAAAGTAGTTCCGATTTCAATTCCGTTGCCTGACTTACAAATTTTGTCCCTAGAAGTAGATGCTAAAAATAATCTTTATATCGGAACACCCAACGGACTTCTATATTGGAATATAGAAACTCATCAGCTTCAAAACTTTAATGATATTATTGAATTTGAAAATGTATATAAAAACAAACTTATCCGAAATGCAACTATAAATACATTGCTAATAGACAAATTAGGTTCGCTTTGGATAGGAACAAATAGTGGAGGACTTTTGCGATATATTCCTAGTTTGGAAACCTTTGAAGCTCTCACAACCAAGGAAGGACTTGCCAGCAACAGCATTACAGCACTTTTTGAAGATAAAGAGGGAAGTCTATGGGTAGGAATGAACAGAGGAGGACTTTTGCGCCTCAACGAAAGCAAATTCAGACCTTATTCTACCTTAGAAGGACTTTCCGACAATCTTACTAACTGTATTTTTACATATTCTGATGAAAAAAATGAAAGTCAAGTTTGGATAGGAACACAAAGTGATGGGATTTCGATATTAAATCAAGATGATACATTTTCTCATTTGTCTATAAAAGATGGATTACCTCACAACCATATTAGAAGCATTACAGCAACTAAAAATGAAGCAAATCAGCCTATATTTTGGATAGGGACGTATGGAGGAGGAATGGCAGCATACAATCTTCAGACAAAAGGAATAACTATTTTTGATACAAAAAACGGACTAGTAGGGAATTTCGTCAGAGCAATAATCAAAAGCACAGCACAAGATAAAAAGCTCTTAATTGCTACCACAGAAGGATTAAGTATTTTAGATGAGCAGAAAAACGGAAAAGACAGATTTAAAAATTATACGAGCTCAAACGGATTAGCTTCTGATAATTTGACATGTGTTTTGGAAATGCACAACGGACAGATTTTATTAGGAACAGAAGACAATGGTATTTTACTTATCGATAATCCTTATTTGGAGAATAACGAACCTCCTTCGTTTTTTTCTTTTACTACACAAGACGGATTAGCTGATAACTTAGTTTTGAGTCTTTATCAAGACCCTTTTGATAATGTAGTGTATATCGGAACTAAAAACGGAATTTCTACTTACAGCAATGGAAAAATAACCACACCCAAATCGACTAGCCATTGGTCTAGTGATGCGATTCATTCTATCTTGAAAGTAAGTTCGACATGGTGGTTTACGAGCAATGATGGTGTTTGGACAGTTTCAAATGAGAATTTTAGAAATTGGACAGCTCAAAAAACAGATGTTTTGAATATCATTTCTTATGATGAAAACGATGGGTTGCGTAGTAGTGATTGTGCATCTCTCTCTTATCCTGCCATAACAACAGATAACAACGGACATGTATGGATTCCGACAGCGCAGGGCATTGCTTCTTTCAATTATACTACACTTTACAGTCTTTTGCCATCTCCAAACGTAATTGTAGAAAATATTTTTGATGAAAATGGACGAAGTTGGATAAACAAAGATACCGACCGAAAGGGAAGAGTTGTTTTTCCTTCTCATCTGAACAGTTTAGAAATTCATTTTGATGCTCTTACCTTTGTTGCACCTCAAAAAACACTTTACAAATATAAATTAGAAGGCTATGACAAGGAATGGCGTTTGACAGATAAAAGAACTGTTTTCTATGGAGACTTGCCTCCTAAAGAGTATATTTTTCAAGTAAAAGCAGCCAATAGCGATGGTGTCTGGAATGAAGAAGGAACAAGTTTTGCCTTTAAAATACAACCCAAACTGACACAAATTTTATGGTTTTGGTTAGGACTTATGGTTGTGATGGGGCTCATTGCCTTTTTTATCTATAAATGGCGAGCAGGAATAATTAAAGACCAACACAGACGATTAGAAGAGTTGGTAGAAAGCCGAACAGAAGCTCTGCTTCTTCAAACGGCTCAAACACAAAGCCAAGCCTCTGAACTAGCTGCCATAGACAGAATTGTGGCAAGTATCAATCAGCAAGTAACCTTTGAAAATGTATTGAATACGCTTTTAGAGCAAGCCCTAACGCTCATTAGAGGAACTGAAAAAGGCTATTTTTTATACTACCAAGAGGATGATTTTCACGTAGCTGTTCCACATGGTTATACGCATCGTCTGCCTGAAAAACTTTCTTTCGATAGAGTTATCAATTATTTTAAATGGGGTGTTCCGTTGGCTCGCTATTTTTATAAAGTCTATCCAACAGACAGAGAATATTTGCTTTCTCCCTATACGCCTCGTTTTTCGTTAGTGATTCCTGTTCTGATAGGAAATTTTCCAGAGGCGATTTTGGTCTTTGATTTTGATGAAGAGCGTTCTTTTTCTTTAACAGAATCTCGTCAGTTGCAGCGTTTTACCGAACATGCAGTTTCTTCTTTTCTAAAAGCAAGGGCATATAGAGAAGTACATCTGCAAAAGGAAGCTCTACAAGAGACAGTAGGGCATCTTTCAGATAGCATTCAATATGCTTTCCGTATTCAGCAAGCTATCTTGACAAATCCAATTGCAATAAAATCTAATTTTGAAGATGCTTTTGTTTTTTATCGTCCTCGTGATGTAGTAAGTGGGGATTTTTATTGGTTTTATAAAAATAAAAATACAGGAGTATTGACACTCGCTGCCATTGATTGTACTGGACACGGTGTTCCAGGGGCATTTATGACTGTCATGACAAATTCCATTTTAAATCAAATTGTTAGGGAAAGTGGAGTAGAAGACCCAGCCGAAATACTGACGCTTTTAGATAAAAAACTAGAAGAAACCTTTGCTGGTGATGCGAAAAGGAAAGACGGAATGGACATCGGCATTTTTAGTGTTGATAAAAAGAAAAAAATATTGAATTATGCTGCTGCAAAGCTAGATTTGTGTTTGATTAGAAATAATGAGATACAGAGGATAAAAGCCAGCCGTTATCCGATTGGAAATATGGCAACTAAGAAAAAAACTTTTCAAGAAAAAAACTTTGAAACGCACACCATTCATTATCAAAAAGACGATATGTTTTATTTGTATAGTGATGGTTTTCCAGACCAGTTTGGAGGAGAAGAAAACAAGAAGTTTATGAGTCGTCGCTTTAGAGAATTTTTGCTGGAATATCATTATCTGACCTGCCAAGAGCAAGAGGAAAAACTACAAACAGCATTAGAGATGTGGAAGGGAGATTTGAAACAGACGGATGATATTTTAGTGGTGGGAGTGAAGGTGGAGTAA
- a CDS encoding phosphatidylserine decarboxylase family protein yields MKIHKEGYPSLLIVTIFAAIVIGAGYYFSSSFSNPQLIEAIAVVIGVAFFLIVLQFFRNPHVEIERNEKHIIAPADGKVVVIEEVEETEYFNDKRRQISIFMSPINVHVNRNPLSGVVSYFKYHPGKYLVAWHPKASTDNERTTVVVKQPETNTEILFRQIAGALARRICWYVKEGQPVVQGNEFGFIKFGSRVDIFVPLDAQINVDLEQKTKGGKTVIATLK; encoded by the coding sequence ATGAAAATTCATAAAGAAGGCTATCCTAGTCTGCTGATTGTTACTATTTTTGCTGCCATTGTTATTGGTGCAGGCTATTATTTTTCAAGCTCCTTTTCCAATCCTCAACTCATTGAAGCGATTGCTGTCGTGATTGGAGTTGCTTTTTTTCTGATTGTCCTCCAGTTTTTTAGAAATCCTCATGTAGAAATAGAACGCAATGAAAAGCATATCATTGCCCCTGCTGACGGAAAAGTTGTTGTTATTGAAGAAGTAGAGGAAACAGAATATTTCAACGACAAGCGTCGTCAGATTTCAATTTTTATGTCGCCTATAAATGTACACGTCAATCGTAACCCTTTGTCTGGTGTGGTTTCTTATTTCAAATATCACCCAGGGAAATATTTGGTAGCGTGGCATCCGAAAGCAAGTACAGACAACGAACGCACAACTGTTGTGGTAAAACAGCCAGAAACAAATACAGAAATTTTGTTCCGTCAGATTGCTGGCGCACTTGCTCGTCGTATCTGTTGGTATGTCAAGGAAGGGCAGCCTGTTGTGCAAGGAAATGAGTTTGGCTTTATTAAGTTTGGCTCTCGTGTAGATATTTTTGTTCCCTTAGATGCTCAAATCAATGTAGATTTAGAGCAAAAAACTAAAGGAGGAAAAACAGTTATCGCTACTTTGAAATAA
- a CDS encoding RsmE family RNA methyltransferase, whose product MDTYFFYPDLELGQKITLPEEEAKHLKIFRAKEGDFIDIVNGKGVLAKGKVISPNVKNSLIEITQIFDTEPKRPFYIHIAVAATKSSERMEWFLEKAIEVGIDEISFIETSRSEYNHLKSERLVKKSIAAIKQSLRATLPKINPPKEFKEFIKKYHSDRKNQTKHGEETLEIQRFIAYTPTDTTAALESSATKNAYYLVLIGSEGGFSPEEAHQAQQSGFECVSLGEYRLRTETAALYSCMALNSLNRK is encoded by the coding sequence ATGGATACCTATTTTTTCTATCCTGATTTAGAACTTGGACAAAAAATTACACTCCCAGAGGAAGAAGCAAAACACCTCAAAATATTTAGAGCAAAAGAAGGCGATTTTATAGATATTGTAAATGGAAAGGGCGTACTGGCGAAGGGAAAAGTAATTTCCCCCAACGTAAAAAATTCTTTGATTGAGATTACTCAAATTTTTGATACAGAACCCAAAAGACCATTTTATATCCATATTGCTGTGGCTGCTACCAAAAGTTCAGAAAGAATGGAATGGTTTTTAGAAAAAGCGATTGAGGTAGGCATAGATGAAATTTCGTTTATAGAAACTAGCCGAAGCGAATACAATCATCTAAAATCTGAACGTTTGGTAAAAAAGAGTATTGCAGCTATCAAGCAATCTTTGCGTGCTACATTGCCAAAAATAAATCCTCCTAAAGAATTTAAAGAGTTTATAAAAAAATACCATTCTGATAGAAAAAACCAAACAAAACATGGTGAGGAGACGCTAGAAATACAGCGTTTTATTGCCTACACCCCCACTGATACAACGGCAGCATTGGAAAGTTCTGCTACCAAAAATGCCTACTATTTGGTTTTGATAGGAAGTGAAGGTGGTTTTTCTCCAGAAGAAGCACATCAAGCACAGCAGTCTGGTTTTGAGTGTGTTAGCTTAGGAGAATACAGACTAAGAACCGAAACAGCAGCTCTCTATTCTTGTATGGCACTCAATAGTTTGAATAGAAAGTAA
- a CDS encoding PKD domain-containing protein: MTKITRFFLFALVSLVLFSCKEDEEVDFTNGIPVADFSYSPEFPKAGQTVTFTNKSENADTYQWKISFTAGVQIFASTDKELTYVFDEAEDYTVDLIVTNSSGAVSSTSDVIHVVE, from the coding sequence ATGACTAAAATAACACGATTTTTTCTATTTGCTTTGGTAAGTTTAGTACTATTCTCTTGCAAAGAAGACGAGGAAGTAGATTTTACCAATGGTATCCCTGTAGCCGATTTTTCCTACTCTCCTGAATTTCCAAAAGCAGGACAAACTGTAACATTTACTAACAAAAGCGAAAATGCAGATACTTATCAGTGGAAAATCTCTTTTACTGCTGGAGTACAGATATTTGCTTCTACTGATAAAGAATTAACCTATGTGTTTGATGAAGCTGAGGACTACACAGTAGATTTAATAGTAACAAATAGTAGTGGTGCTGTTTCTTCAACTTCTGATGTTATTCATGTAGTTGAATAA
- a CDS encoding aminotransferase class V-fold PLP-dependent enzyme, producing MFNLSLPKFKTKKNVDKTEKMSSNKSELDIYFEALRKKEYARLDKSKQTYLDFTGGNLYAISQLEKHRELLEENVFGNPHSSNPTSHKSTILTEEARQKVIDFFNAKDYYCIFTANASASLKIIGECYPFQDGQLLLLSDNHNSVNGIRVFCESRGGGLAYAPIQYPSLNADENSLNELLSAHQEKSNKLFCFPAQSNVSGIKHNLDWVKKAQEKGWDVLLDAAAFAPTSRLDLEKVKADFVSMSFYKIFGYPTGLGCLLVRKDKFDKLYKPWFAGGTVSLVSVLENRHSLCTAHERFEDGTINYLDIPAIKIGLNYIEEIGIDRITQRIEELTQHLIQELQNIKHQNGKNVVRLFGSLQKEHKGGTLIMNFSDKNGNNYPFTEVEQLANQRLISIRTGCFCNPGLDEINSSLSSQDIIKGVESSENPMEAFAKMRGAVRVSVGIATVQKDIDTFLDFVHSFQNK from the coding sequence ATGTTCAACCTTTCACTTCCCAAGTTTAAGACAAAAAAAAATGTAGATAAAACAGAAAAAATGTCTTCTAATAAATCAGAGCTAGACATTTATTTTGAAGCTTTACGTAAAAAGGAATATGCTAGATTAGATAAGAGCAAGCAGACCTATTTAGATTTTACTGGAGGAAATTTGTATGCTATTTCTCAACTAGAAAAACATAGAGAATTGTTAGAAGAAAATGTTTTTGGAAATCCTCATTCTAGCAATCCAACATCTCATAAATCGACTATTCTGACAGAAGAGGCTCGCCAGAAAGTAATTGACTTTTTTAATGCTAAAGATTATTACTGCATTTTTACAGCAAATGCTTCGGCAAGTTTGAAAATCATAGGAGAGTGTTATCCATTTCAAGACGGACAGCTTTTGCTTCTTTCTGATAATCATAATTCGGTAAATGGAATACGAGTTTTTTGTGAGAGCAGAGGAGGAGGTTTAGCTTATGCTCCTATTCAATATCCAAGTTTGAATGCTGATGAAAATAGTTTGAATGAACTTCTTTCAGCACACCAAGAAAAAAGCAATAAACTATTTTGCTTTCCTGCACAATCAAACGTATCAGGGATAAAACATAATTTGGATTGGGTAAAAAAGGCACAAGAAAAAGGTTGGGATGTGCTGTTAGATGCAGCAGCTTTTGCGCCTACTTCTCGTTTGGACTTGGAAAAAGTAAAAGCAGATTTTGTTTCAATGTCATTTTATAAAATTTTTGGTTATCCAACTGGTTTAGGGTGTTTGCTTGTTCGCAAAGATAAATTTGATAAACTTTATAAGCCTTGGTTTGCTGGGGGAACGGTGAGTTTAGTTTCTGTTTTAGAAAATCGTCATTCTTTATGTACTGCACACGAGCGTTTTGAAGATGGAACGATAAATTATTTGGATATTCCAGCTATAAAAATAGGCTTAAATTATATAGAAGAAATTGGAATAGACAGAATTACTCAAAGAATTGAAGAACTTACCCAACATCTAATCCAAGAATTGCAAAATATAAAACATCAAAATGGAAAAAATGTGGTTCGTCTATTTGGTTCGCTTCAAAAGGAACATAAAGGAGGAACATTAATTATGAATTTTTCAGATAAAAATGGCAACAATTATCCGTTTACGGAAGTAGAACAATTAGCTAATCAGCGTTTGATTTCTATTCGTACAGGATGTTTTTGTAATCCAGGATTAGATGAGATAAATAGTAGTCTGTCTTCTCAAGATATTATAAAAGGCGTAGAGAGTAGTGAAAACCCGATGGAAGCCTTTGCCAAAATGAGAGGTGCTGTTAGGGTTTCGGTAGGTATTGCAACTGTTCAGAAAGATATAGATACGTTTTTAGACTTTGTTCATTCATTTCAAAATAAATAA
- the ubiE gene encoding bifunctional demethylmenaquinone methyltransferase/2-methoxy-6-polyprenyl-1,4-benzoquinol methylase UbiE, which yields MTVIPYKDQTASKKDQVAQMFDNISDNYDLLNRILSGGIDIIWRKKAISYLKAERPQLMLDVATGTGDFAIEAYKKLKPKKIVGVDISTGMLSFGREKIEKLGLQNTIELKVGDSEKLPFEDNTFDAVTVSFGVRNFENLEKGLADIYRVLKKGGSLVVLEFSQPEAFPIKQFYSFYSAQILPRIGKTISKDTSAYTYLPESVAAFPYGQDFLNIMEKVGFVFTRDETLTFGISSIYYGKK from the coding sequence ATGACAGTTATTCCTTATAAAGACCAAACAGCTTCTAAAAAAGACCAAGTAGCACAAATGTTCGACAACATATCGGATAACTACGACCTGCTCAACCGAATTTTGAGTGGGGGAATAGATATTATTTGGAGAAAAAAAGCCATTTCCTATCTCAAAGCCGAACGCCCTCAACTGATGTTAGATGTAGCAACAGGAACAGGAGATTTTGCTATTGAAGCCTACAAAAAGTTAAAGCCTAAAAAAATAGTAGGAGTAGATATTTCGACAGGAATGCTTTCTTTTGGGAGAGAAAAAATTGAAAAATTAGGGCTGCAAAATACTATTGAACTTAAAGTTGGCGATTCTGAAAAATTGCCTTTTGAAGACAATACTTTCGATGCTGTTACCGTTTCTTTTGGAGTACGTAATTTCGAAAACTTAGAAAAAGGACTAGCCGATATTTATAGAGTATTGAAAAAAGGTGGTTCACTTGTTGTACTAGAATTTTCACAACCAGAAGCATTTCCTATCAAGCAGTTTTACTCATTTTATTCAGCACAAATACTTCCAAGAATTGGCAAAACCATTTCTAAGGATACATCTGCTTATACATATCTACCAGAATCTGTTGCTGCTTTTCCTTATGGACAAGATTTTCTAAATATTATGGAAAAGGTAGGTTTTGTGTTTACAAGAGACGAAACGCTTACTTTTGGTATTAGTTCTATTTATTACGGAAAAAAATAA